In Amycolatopsis methanolica 239, a single genomic region encodes these proteins:
- a CDS encoding DUF6351 family protein: protein MLRALVLTAACAASLLTVPAAVAAPPRLTVESVSNPHPDLVSGGQVLVRVPAARDVRVTANGRDVTGEFKQTGDTLLGLVTGLRDGTNEIVASAPGRGRASLRVTNHPITGPVFSGRQQEPFYCETQAYGLPAATPPLCSAPTQVSYQYRTTGGQFRPLADPASRPADLASVNGIPYIVRVERGTIDRAVYEIAALTDGTAPSPFTVERGWNERLVYTFGGGCNSGFHQGASTGGVVNDLFLSQGYAVASSSLNVLDNNCSPIISAEAAMMVEEHFTETYGPVRHTIGWGGSGGAIQQYDIAENYPGILDGIVPGISYPDPLSTAGPVSDCRLLNQYFAGAGSSFTAEQRLAVAGFHTYSTCVSWEQTFANRATATGSCTPLLPVSERWDPVSNPDGVICNSNEQLVNQLGRDPRTGFVRSTLDNTGVQYGLSALRAGQISPAQFVDLNASIGGLDYTGAPVPERSAADPKALSAAYRSGLFNSASLGLRTTTIIDQRTDLDLAGFGADIHTTEWSFVMRERLWRNGAAENQVIIASRPADAAVAAAYELDAMDRWLTAIGNDRSGRGAQQKVVANRPADLGDGCYVSATERVRERLTYPSSGRCGELFPVAANTRLVAGSGLAMDALKCGLKPVDFRDYLPVTFPREEQQRLRAAFPDGVCDWSKPGVGARKPAGVWQRY, encoded by the coding sequence TTGCTGCGTGCACTGGTGCTGACCGCCGCGTGTGCGGCGTCGCTGCTCACCGTTCCGGCGGCGGTCGCGGCGCCGCCGCGGCTGACCGTCGAATCCGTGTCCAACCCGCACCCCGACCTGGTCAGCGGTGGGCAGGTGCTGGTGCGGGTTCCGGCGGCGCGGGACGTCCGGGTGACGGCGAACGGCCGTGACGTCACCGGCGAGTTCAAGCAGACCGGCGACACCCTGCTCGGCCTGGTCACTGGCCTACGCGACGGGACCAACGAGATCGTCGCGAGCGCGCCGGGCCGGGGACGCGCGAGCCTGCGGGTGACAAACCACCCGATCACCGGGCCGGTGTTCTCCGGACGGCAGCAGGAGCCGTTCTACTGCGAGACGCAAGCCTACGGGCTGCCCGCCGCGACGCCGCCGTTGTGCAGCGCGCCCACCCAGGTGAGCTACCAGTACCGCACGACCGGCGGGCAGTTCCGGCCGCTGGCCGATCCGGCGTCCCGGCCCGCGGATCTCGCGTCGGTCAACGGGATACCCTACATCGTGCGGGTGGAACGTGGCACGATCGACCGCGCCGTCTACGAGATCGCCGCGCTGACCGACGGGACCGCGCCGTCACCGTTCACTGTGGAGCGCGGCTGGAACGAACGGCTCGTCTACACCTTCGGCGGCGGCTGCAATTCCGGGTTCCACCAGGGCGCCTCCACCGGCGGGGTGGTGAACGACCTGTTCCTGTCACAGGGGTACGCGGTGGCCTCGTCGAGCCTGAACGTGCTGGACAACAACTGCAGCCCGATCATCTCCGCGGAGGCGGCGATGATGGTCGAGGAGCACTTCACCGAAACCTACGGGCCGGTGCGGCACACGATTGGCTGGGGCGGATCGGGCGGTGCGATCCAGCAGTACGACATCGCGGAGAACTACCCGGGCATCCTCGACGGCATCGTTCCCGGCATCTCCTACCCCGATCCGCTGAGCACGGCCGGGCCGGTCTCGGACTGCCGCCTGCTCAACCAGTACTTCGCCGGGGCGGGCAGCTCGTTCACCGCGGAGCAGCGGCTCGCGGTGGCCGGGTTCCACACCTACAGCACGTGCGTCTCGTGGGAGCAGACGTTCGCCAACCGCGCGACGGCGACCGGCAGCTGCACCCCGCTGCTGCCGGTTTCCGAGCGCTGGGACCCGGTGTCCAATCCGGACGGTGTCATCTGCAACTCCAACGAGCAGCTGGTGAACCAGCTCGGGCGCGATCCGCGGACCGGGTTCGTGCGCAGCACACTGGACAACACCGGGGTGCAGTACGGCCTGTCGGCGCTGCGAGCCGGGCAGATCTCACCGGCGCAGTTCGTCGACCTGAACGCCTCCATCGGCGGCCTCGATTACACCGGCGCTCCGGTTCCGGAGCGGAGCGCGGCCGATCCGAAGGCGTTGTCGGCGGCCTACCGGTCGGGGTTGTTCAACTCGGCGTCCCTCGGGTTGCGCACGACAACGATCATCGACCAGCGCACAGATCTCGACCTGGCCGGGTTCGGTGCCGACATCCACACCACGGAGTGGTCCTTCGTGATGCGGGAGCGGTTGTGGCGCAACGGGGCGGCGGAGAACCAGGTGATCATCGCGAGCCGCCCGGCGGACGCCGCGGTCGCCGCGGCTTACGAGCTGGACGCGATGGACCGCTGGCTGACGGCGATCGGGAACGACCGGTCGGGGCGCGGCGCACAGCAGAAGGTGGTCGCGAACCGCCCCGCGGACCTGGGCGACGGGTGCTACGTGTCGGCCACCGAGCGCGTGCGGGAGCGGCTGACCTACCCGTCGAGCGGGCGGTGCGGTGAGCTGTTCCCGGTCGCCGCGAACACGCGTCTCGTGGCCGGGTCCGGGCTCGCCATGGACGCGCTGAAGTGCGGCCTGAAGCCGGTGGACTTCCGCGACTACCTGCCGGTCACATTCCCCCGGGAGGAGCAGCAGCGGTTGCGGGCGGCGTTCCCGGACGGGGTGTGCGACTGGAGCAAGCCCGGGGTGGGAGCGCGGAAGCCCGCCGGGGTCTGGCAGCGGTACTGA
- a CDS encoding SDR family NAD(P)-dependent oxidoreductase → MSGAVIIGAGPGIGQAVARRFAREGLPVALVARTERTMPGAWSFVGDSTDEDAPRAALDAAAAEFGTPDVLVYNAAEIQADAPGELPARAQLDAWAVNVVGALTAAAHVAPAMADRGSGTILVTGGVPEPKPEYVSLSLGKAGVRTLVALLDGRYGPAGVHVASVTVAGPGAPGTAFDPDEIAEHYWDLHTQQRPWSIEVVHDGGG, encoded by the coding sequence ATGAGCGGAGCGGTGATCATCGGGGCGGGGCCGGGCATCGGGCAGGCGGTGGCGCGACGGTTCGCGCGCGAGGGCCTGCCCGTGGCGCTCGTGGCGCGCACGGAGCGGACCATGCCCGGCGCGTGGAGCTTCGTCGGCGACAGCACGGACGAGGACGCGCCGCGGGCCGCGCTGGACGCGGCGGCCGCCGAGTTCGGCACGCCGGACGTGCTCGTCTACAACGCGGCGGAAATCCAAGCGGACGCGCCGGGCGAGCTGCCGGCGCGGGCTCAGCTGGACGCGTGGGCGGTGAACGTCGTGGGCGCGCTGACCGCCGCGGCGCACGTCGCCCCGGCGATGGCCGACCGGGGCAGCGGCACGATCCTCGTCACCGGCGGGGTGCCGGAACCCAAGCCGGAGTACGTGAGCCTGTCCCTGGGCAAGGCCGGGGTCCGCACGCTCGTCGCCCTGCTCGACGGGCGGTACGGGCCCGCCGGGGTGCACGTCGCGTCGGTGACCGTCGCCGGGCCGGGCGCGCCCGGCACCGCGTTCGACCCGGACGAGATCGCCGAGCACTACTGGGACCTGCACACACAGCAGCGTCCGTGGTCGATCGAGGTCGTCCACGACGGTGGTGGGTGA
- a CDS encoding pentapeptide repeat-containing protein, whose amino-acid sequence MAERRHGTPAPATGSTVTGQDWEGAHLNGERHERVAFVRADLSEAVTEGAVFTECTFRDSRFNASRHTGAAFLNCTFTGCSFFDATFTDCKTTGSMFDRCTFDLLTVEGGDWSFTGLPGADLRRASFSGVRLREADLTGARIGGTVHRCDLSGAWLHSADLSGCDLRGSEITGLNPLETKVAGATIDPEQALVLAVALGVRIR is encoded by the coding sequence GTGGCGGAACGCAGGCACGGCACCCCGGCTCCCGCGACCGGCTCGACGGTCACCGGTCAGGACTGGGAGGGCGCGCACCTCAACGGCGAACGGCACGAGCGCGTCGCGTTCGTCCGCGCCGACCTGAGCGAGGCGGTCACCGAGGGCGCGGTCTTCACCGAGTGCACCTTCCGCGACAGCCGGTTCAACGCCTCCCGGCACACCGGCGCCGCGTTCCTGAACTGCACGTTCACCGGGTGCTCATTCTTCGACGCCACCTTCACCGACTGCAAGACCACCGGCTCGATGTTCGACCGCTGCACCTTCGACCTGCTGACCGTCGAGGGCGGCGACTGGTCGTTCACCGGCCTGCCCGGCGCCGACCTGCGGCGCGCGTCGTTCAGCGGCGTGCGCCTGCGCGAGGCCGACCTGACCGGCGCCCGGATCGGCGGCACGGTGCACCGGTGCGATCTGTCCGGCGCCTGGCTGCACAGCGCCGATCTGTCTGGTTGCGACCTCCGGGGCAGCGAGATCACCGGGCTGAACCCGCTGGAGACGAAGGTCGCCGGGGCGACGATCGACCCCGAGCAGGCCCTCGTGCTGGCCGTCGCGCTCGGCGTGCGGATCCGCTGA
- a CDS encoding ABC transporter substrate-binding protein, producing MVLSRRPRAAVALAAALALTLTACGGGGSGGGSTPGVTDADVLIGSTLPLTGNAAPGYSEQGPAAKAMFDYINVSGGIHGRKINLKYVDDVDFLNSSRVPDLFVASGCTCWDQPDKNPYTYGWQPDYTVEGKILGDYVAKNFAGTKVAYFYQDDDFGADGMKGLDKFIDQSLVVSRQPYQPGNTDVAAQVSAIARSGAEVVVLETIPAYTAWFKLTALKLGYNPQLVASSVGADLVTVAGLLENFAKQSGASVTCRRAATRRTRGSSCSRRCTTPTSRTCRSTATSSTRCRMRTRSRRCCRPRART from the coding sequence ATGGTCCTGTCCAGACGCCCGCGCGCGGCGGTCGCGCTCGCCGCGGCGCTCGCGCTCACCTTGACCGCGTGCGGCGGTGGCGGTTCGGGCGGCGGCAGCACGCCCGGCGTGACCGACGCCGACGTGCTGATCGGCAGCACCCTGCCGCTGACCGGCAACGCGGCGCCCGGCTACAGCGAGCAGGGGCCGGCGGCGAAGGCGATGTTCGACTACATCAACGTCAGCGGCGGCATCCACGGCCGCAAGATCAACCTCAAGTATGTCGACGACGTGGACTTCCTGAACAGCTCGCGCGTGCCGGACCTGTTCGTGGCGTCCGGCTGCACCTGCTGGGACCAGCCGGACAAGAACCCCTACACCTACGGCTGGCAGCCCGACTACACCGTCGAAGGCAAGATCCTCGGCGATTACGTCGCGAAGAACTTCGCCGGCACGAAGGTCGCCTACTTCTACCAGGACGACGACTTCGGCGCCGACGGGATGAAGGGGCTGGACAAGTTCATCGACCAGAGCCTGGTCGTGTCGCGGCAGCCCTACCAGCCGGGCAACACCGACGTCGCGGCCCAGGTGTCGGCGATCGCGCGCAGCGGCGCGGAGGTCGTGGTGCTGGAGACGATCCCGGCATACACCGCGTGGTTCAAGCTGACCGCGCTGAAGCTGGGGTACAACCCGCAGCTGGTCGCCTCCAGCGTGGGCGCGGACCTGGTGACGGTGGCCGGGCTGTTGGAGAACTTCGCCAAGCAGAGCGGCGCGTCGGTCACCTGCCGGCGAGCAGCAACGCGCAGAACTCGTGGATCCAGCTGTTCAAGAAGGTGCACGACACCTACATCCCGAACCTGCCGTTCGACGGCAACGTCATCTACGCGATGTCGTATGCGTACACGTTCGCGCAGGTGCTGCAGGCCGCGGGCAAGGACCTGA
- a CDS encoding roadblock/LC7 domain-containing protein, whose protein sequence is MILEGLVRELPQVRYAVLLTADGLVLDHSAGLDPTDAEYLASMAAVLQSLALRVSNVLDGGASRQVVVRCDRIALVVLPWNDQERLALATAEADLEGIVEELAGRV, encoded by the coding sequence GTGATCCTCGAAGGTCTCGTCCGCGAACTCCCACAGGTGCGGTACGCGGTGCTGCTCACCGCCGACGGTCTGGTGCTGGACCACTCGGCCGGCCTGGACCCCACCGACGCCGAGTACCTGGCCTCGATGGCCGCCGTGCTGCAGAGCCTGGCACTACGGGTGAGCAACGTCCTGGACGGCGGGGCGTCCCGGCAGGTCGTCGTGAGGTGCGACCGGATCGCCCTGGTGGTCCTCCCGTGGAACGACCAAGAGCGGCTGGCGCTGGCCACCGCCGAGGCGGACCTCGAGGGGATTGTCGAGGAGTTGGCCGGTCGAGTGTGA
- a CDS encoding branched-chain amino acid ABC transporter permease: MTMTETQAAQREASRAPLWRRSTLLRHACFAVPGLLGFWLLSIALDPFANLQLAQIAYTAIAVAGLTVLSGLSGQISLGHGAFVAVGAYTAALLLENAEWSLAPVLVVVTAGTALVGTLVGVAAARLRGPYLAGATLALAVGLPSLADYHGLRDLLGGANGLIVSPPVPPLSLGETFPLERWQSWICGICLVVALFLLANLSRSRLGRDMRLVREDEDAAALSGVHVARTQILAFCVSAGCAGLAGGLFAIVSNLAAPGAFTLALSLSLLTAAVLGGLGSLAGAVYGAVIVTLLPNWSTDLAQQADLPRAVYANIPLVLYGLVLILVILAFPGGIQSGVRRIGRLLRRNRKN; the protein is encoded by the coding sequence ATGACGATGACGGAAACGCAGGCTGCCCAGCGGGAAGCGTCCAGGGCACCGCTGTGGCGACGGTCCACTTTGCTGCGTCACGCGTGCTTCGCGGTGCCGGGGCTGCTCGGGTTCTGGCTGCTGTCGATCGCGCTGGACCCGTTCGCGAACCTGCAGCTGGCCCAGATCGCCTATACGGCCATCGCGGTCGCCGGGCTCACGGTGCTGTCCGGCCTCAGTGGACAGATCTCACTCGGGCACGGCGCGTTCGTCGCGGTCGGCGCCTACACGGCCGCGCTGCTGCTGGAGAACGCCGAGTGGAGCCTCGCGCCGGTGCTGGTGGTCGTGACCGCGGGCACCGCGCTGGTCGGCACGCTGGTCGGCGTGGCCGCGGCGCGACTGCGCGGGCCTTACCTGGCCGGCGCGACGCTCGCGCTGGCCGTCGGGCTGCCGTCGCTGGCCGACTACCACGGACTGCGTGACCTGCTGGGCGGCGCGAACGGCCTGATCGTCAGCCCGCCGGTGCCGCCGCTGTCGCTGGGCGAGACGTTCCCGCTGGAGCGGTGGCAGTCCTGGATCTGCGGGATCTGCCTGGTGGTCGCGTTGTTCCTGCTGGCCAACCTCAGCCGCAGCCGGCTCGGCCGCGACATGCGGTTGGTGCGCGAGGACGAGGATGCCGCGGCCCTGTCCGGCGTGCACGTCGCCCGCACCCAGATCCTCGCGTTCTGCGTCAGCGCCGGGTGCGCCGGGCTGGCAGGCGGCCTGTTCGCGATCGTCAGCAACCTGGCCGCGCCGGGGGCGTTCACGCTGGCCCTGTCGCTGTCCCTGCTCACCGCCGCCGTGCTGGGCGGGCTCGGCAGCCTCGCCGGCGCGGTGTACGGCGCGGTGATCGTGACGCTGCTGCCGAACTGGTCGACCGACCTCGCGCAGCAGGCCGACCTGCCGCGCGCGGTGTACGCCAACATCCCGTTGGTCCTCTATGGACTGGTGCTGATCCTGGTCATCCTGGCCTTCCCCGGCGGCATCCAGTCCGGGGTGCGCCGGATCGGCCGCCTGCTCCGCCGTAACCGGAAGAACTGA
- a CDS encoding PH domain-containing protein: protein MRGETITVLRRGGEQWYIAVAALAVAILFIWVVADGISRGDPFGNIAELVLATGWGFWGPIRYLQVRVEVKESGLVVHNFFTRYSIPWSAVSRLEARPALRILLSDGKVVKPSTGAESLAATVRHNRTQRAMKERIEAARQRALAQGSAEVVTKRIWAGNLTILAGVYVGMFSVAGIAWLVD from the coding sequence ATGCGCGGCGAGACGATCACGGTTCTGCGACGGGGCGGAGAACAGTGGTACATCGCTGTCGCCGCACTCGCAGTCGCGATCCTGTTCATCTGGGTGGTAGCCGACGGCATCTCCCGCGGAGATCCCTTCGGCAACATCGCCGAATTGGTACTCGCCACCGGATGGGGGTTCTGGGGGCCGATCAGATACCTGCAGGTCAGGGTGGAAGTCAAGGAGAGCGGTCTTGTGGTCCACAACTTCTTCACCCGGTACTCGATCCCGTGGTCGGCGGTGAGCAGGCTGGAAGCCCGGCCCGCTCTGCGAATCCTGTTGTCCGACGGCAAAGTCGTGAAACCGAGCACCGGCGCGGAGTCGCTCGCCGCCACCGTCCGCCACAACCGCACGCAGCGCGCGATGAAAGAACGCATCGAGGCGGCACGGCAGCGCGCACTGGCCCAAGGCTCGGCCGAGGTGGTGACGAAGCGGATCTGGGCCGGCAACCTCACCATCCTCGCCGGCGTGTACGTGGGCATGTTCTCCGTCGCGGGAATCGCCTGGCTCGTCGACTAG
- a CDS encoding branched-chain amino acid ABC transporter permease, whose protein sequence is MGRFLDLTLAGLTSGAVYAAVALALVLIWRSTRIVNFALGGMMITTFLGYTVVSHGGSYWLALAVAIAAGLVLGAVVERVLIRPVAKRPPLDAVVVTFGLLVGLQGIAGMVFGGTPQSYPPAFSIAGFQVGGRQILFSPNDLWIVGVVLAVMVVLAAVFRRTSAGLRMRATAFAPEVARLLGVRVGRMLTVGWALDAVVGAVAGVLIAPSTFVSPTAFDAVLVFGFTAAVIGGLDSPPGAVVGGVALGVVLSFVSGYLGPDIVTLGALVVLIVVLMVRPHGLFGAGARRRV, encoded by the coding sequence ATGGGACGGTTCCTCGACTTGACGCTCGCCGGGCTGACCAGCGGCGCGGTGTACGCCGCGGTCGCGCTGGCCCTGGTGCTGATCTGGCGCTCCACGCGAATCGTGAACTTCGCGCTGGGCGGGATGATGATCACCACGTTCCTCGGCTACACCGTGGTCAGCCACGGCGGGTCCTACTGGCTGGCGCTGGCCGTCGCGATCGCCGCCGGGCTGGTGCTCGGCGCCGTCGTGGAGCGGGTGCTGATCCGGCCGGTCGCGAAGCGGCCGCCGCTGGACGCGGTGGTGGTCACGTTCGGCCTGCTGGTCGGGCTCCAGGGCATCGCCGGGATGGTGTTCGGCGGCACCCCGCAGTCCTACCCGCCCGCGTTCTCCATCGCCGGGTTCCAGGTGGGCGGGCGGCAGATCCTGTTCTCGCCCAACGACTTGTGGATCGTCGGCGTGGTGCTCGCCGTGATGGTGGTGCTGGCGGCGGTGTTCCGGCGGACCTCGGCGGGCCTGCGGATGCGCGCGACGGCGTTCGCGCCGGAGGTGGCCCGGCTGCTGGGGGTGCGCGTCGGTCGGATGCTGACCGTCGGCTGGGCGCTGGACGCGGTGGTCGGCGCGGTCGCCGGGGTGCTGATCGCGCCGAGCACGTTCGTCAGCCCGACGGCGTTCGACGCGGTGCTGGTGTTCGGGTTCACCGCCGCCGTGATCGGCGGACTGGACAGCCCGCCCGGCGCGGTCGTCGGCGGGGTCGCGCTGGGCGTGGTGCTCAGTTTCGTCTCGGGCTACCTGGGCCCGGACATCGTGACGCTGGGCGCGCTGGTCGTGCTCATCGTGGTGCTGATGGTGCGGCCGCACGGGTTGTTCGGCGCGGGAGCGAGGCGGCGGGTATGA
- a CDS encoding FAD-binding protein codes for MTASVDFGRLVRRRPSAVVRPRSAGEVGEIVRAAAADGVPVAARGRGHSGYGQALTDGVVVDMSALAAVHEVAEDLIVVDAGAGWDAVLAAAWERGRTAAGADRLLAVVGGRDRRDRRDEFPARAADRHGGRAGGRHR; via the coding sequence ATGACCGCGTCCGTCGACTTCGGGCGCCTGGTCCGGCGGCGGCCGTCCGCGGTGGTGCGGCCGCGCTCGGCCGGGGAGGTCGGCGAGATCGTCCGCGCCGCGGCGGCGGACGGGGTGCCGGTCGCGGCGCGGGGACGGGGCCATTCCGGGTACGGGCAGGCGCTGACCGACGGCGTCGTGGTCGACATGTCCGCCCTGGCCGCGGTGCACGAGGTCGCCGAGGACCTGATCGTGGTGGACGCGGGCGCCGGCTGGGACGCCGTGCTCGCGGCGGCGTGGGAGCGCGGTCGCACCGCCGCCGGTGCTGACCGACTACTTGCGGTTGTCGGTGGGCGGGATCGGCGGGATCGGCGGGACGAGTTTCCGGCACGGGCTGCAGACCGCCACGGTGGTCGCGCTGGAGGTCGTCACCGGTGA
- a CDS encoding ABC transporter ATP-binding protein, giving the protein MLEVSGLVAEYGPVRALHDIDLTVGRGSITAVLGANGAGKTTLLRSLSGLLRAKAGSVRLNDRDITRHGPEDLVRLGVAHVPEGRGVIVELTVEENLRLGGLWRRDRAWLRTGVARMFELFPPLEQRRHQRAQTLSGGERQMLAIGRALMSRPDLLLLDEPSLGLAPRTAAQIVATLRRLRAETGLTLLLVEQNAGTALSVADRAVVLNVGRKVADDEAARLAADDRVRRAYLEM; this is encoded by the coding sequence ATGCTTGAGGTTAGCGGTCTCGTCGCCGAGTACGGGCCGGTGCGCGCGCTGCACGACATCGACCTGACGGTCGGGCGCGGCTCGATCACCGCGGTGCTCGGCGCGAACGGCGCGGGCAAGACGACGCTGCTGCGCTCGTTGTCCGGGCTGCTGCGGGCGAAAGCCGGTTCGGTGCGGCTGAACGACCGGGACATCACCCGGCACGGCCCGGAGGACCTGGTCCGGCTCGGCGTGGCGCACGTGCCCGAGGGGCGTGGCGTGATCGTCGAGCTGACGGTCGAGGAGAACCTGCGCCTCGGCGGGCTGTGGCGGCGGGACCGGGCGTGGCTGCGCACCGGCGTGGCGCGCATGTTCGAGTTGTTCCCGCCGCTCGAACAGCGGCGGCACCAGCGCGCGCAGACCCTGTCCGGTGGTGAGCGGCAGATGCTCGCGATCGGGCGCGCCCTGATGAGCCGTCCCGACCTGCTGCTGCTGGACGAGCCGTCGCTGGGCCTCGCGCCGCGCACCGCCGCGCAGATCGTCGCGACGCTGCGCCGCCTGCGCGCCGAAACCGGCCTGACTCTGCTGCTGGTCGAGCAGAACGCGGGCACGGCGCTGTCGGTGGCCGACCGCGCCGTCGTGCTCAACGTCGGCCGCAAGGTCGCCGACGACGAAGCCGCCCGGCTGGCCGCCGACGACCGGGTCCGCCGGGCCTACCTGGAGATGTGA
- a CDS encoding antitoxin, translating into MNMFDKAKDALGKNPDKADQGIDKAAEAAKGRFGEHSDKIDQASEKAKDFVRGQQEQPPPQ; encoded by the coding sequence ATGAACATGTTCGACAAGGCCAAGGACGCCCTGGGGAAGAACCCGGACAAGGCGGACCAGGGCATCGACAAGGCCGCCGAGGCCGCCAAGGGCCGCTTCGGCGAACACAGCGACAAGATCGACCAGGCGTCGGAGAAGGCCAAGGACTTCGTGCGCGGGCAGCAGGAGCAGCCGCCGCCGCAGTGA
- a CDS encoding ABC transporter ATP-binding protein, whose product MAQQAPLLRADELNVSFGGLRVLQAVSLEVDEGEVLGVIGPNGAGKTTLFNTICGFVRPDSGALSFDGRRLLPRPHRLTRLGIARTLQGLGLFPNLSALDNVVAGATHRSRTGPVGALLASPWAERHELRLRDQAMDMLEQLGIADAAHRPCASLPYGIRKRAALARALISEPRLLLLDEPAVGLSATEITELADIVRGLRQRTTVMLVEHHMEFVMNLCDRLVVLDFGEVIATGTPAQVREDPAVQRAYLGEAVAADA is encoded by the coding sequence ATGGCGCAGCAAGCCCCGTTGCTACGAGCGGACGAGCTGAACGTGTCCTTCGGCGGATTGCGGGTCCTCCAGGCGGTCTCGCTCGAAGTCGACGAAGGGGAGGTGCTCGGCGTCATCGGTCCCAACGGCGCGGGCAAGACGACCCTGTTCAACACGATCTGCGGGTTCGTCCGCCCGGACTCCGGCGCCCTGTCGTTCGACGGCCGCCGTCTCCTGCCCCGACCGCACCGGCTCACCCGGCTGGGAATCGCACGCACCCTGCAGGGCCTCGGGTTGTTCCCCAACCTCAGCGCGCTGGACAACGTCGTAGCCGGCGCGACCCACCGCTCGCGCACCGGCCCGGTCGGCGCGCTGCTGGCTTCGCCGTGGGCCGAGCGGCACGAGCTGCGGCTGCGGGACCAGGCGATGGACATGCTCGAGCAGCTCGGCATCGCCGACGCCGCGCACCGGCCGTGCGCGAGCCTGCCCTACGGCATCCGCAAACGCGCGGCACTGGCCCGCGCGCTGATCAGCGAACCGCGCCTGCTGCTGCTCGACGAGCCCGCGGTCGGCCTGTCCGCCACCGAGATCACCGAGCTCGCCGACATCGTCCGCGGGCTGCGGCAGCGCACCACCGTCATGCTCGTCGAGCACCACATGGAGTTCGTGATGAACCTCTGCGACCGGCTCGTCGTGCTGGACTTCGGCGAGGTGATCGCCACCGGGACGCCCGCCCAGGTGCGGGAGGACCCGGCCGTGCAACGCGCCTACCTCGGCGAGGCAGTGGCGGCCGATGCTTGA
- a CDS encoding TetR/AcrR family transcriptional regulator, giving the protein MTEATTGSTRAQITRAALLDAAREVFVASGYEDAKLVDIADRAGASIGSLYHHFTAKSDLWITLYDEYTRRQQHRSARAFRTALAAGEEDALRLFIAGTRAYLEGCWEERQLARIFLSGSGPAGFGLLTRQRFREWLHANSTLVNGHTRPLSDMLVLCLTAMATEAGREVAAASSKAKARRMIDEVLELMGRLYPAS; this is encoded by the coding sequence ATGACCGAGGCCACCACCGGGAGCACGCGGGCGCAGATCACGCGCGCCGCCCTGCTCGACGCAGCCCGCGAGGTGTTCGTCGCCTCCGGTTACGAGGACGCCAAGCTCGTCGACATCGCCGACCGGGCGGGCGCCAGCATCGGCAGCCTCTACCACCACTTCACCGCGAAGTCGGACCTGTGGATCACGCTGTACGACGAGTACACGCGGCGGCAGCAGCACCGGTCGGCGCGCGCGTTCCGGACCGCGCTGGCCGCGGGGGAGGAGGACGCGCTGCGGCTGTTCATCGCCGGTACCCGCGCGTACCTGGAGGGGTGCTGGGAGGAGCGGCAGCTGGCGCGGATCTTCCTGTCCGGCAGCGGGCCGGCCGGGTTCGGGCTGCTGACGCGGCAGCGGTTCCGCGAGTGGCTGCACGCGAACTCGACGCTGGTGAACGGCCACACGCGGCCGCTGTCGGACATGCTGGTGCTGTGCCTGACGGCGATGGCCACGGAGGCGGGGCGTGAGGTGGCGGCCGCGTCGTCGAAGGCGAAGGCGCGCCGGATGATCGACGAGGTGCTCGAACTGATGGGACGCCTCTACCCGGCGTCTTGA
- a CDS encoding PPOX class F420-dependent oxidoreductase: MTFDPHDLLAEARIAVLATIKANGLPQLSPVTPYYDRDAGVIYVSMTEGRAKTRNLRRDPRAALEVTSSDGWAWATAEGTVTLTGPGTDPHGPEVEALVDYYRKAAGEHPDWAEYREVMVSDRRVLMTLKVERVYGEKIR; encoded by the coding sequence ATGACCTTCGATCCGCACGACCTGCTCGCCGAGGCCAGGATCGCCGTGCTGGCCACCATCAAGGCCAACGGCCTGCCCCAGCTCTCGCCCGTGACGCCGTACTACGACCGCGACGCCGGGGTGATCTACGTGTCCATGACGGAGGGCCGGGCCAAGACCCGCAACCTCCGCCGCGATCCGCGCGCCGCCCTGGAGGTCACCAGCTCCGACGGCTGGGCGTGGGCCACCGCGGAGGGCACCGTCACCCTGACCGGCCCTGGCACCGACCCGCACGGCCCCGAGGTCGAGGCGCTGGTCGACTACTACCGCAAGGCCGCGGGCGAGCACCCGGACTGGGCCGAGTACCGCGAGGTCATGGTGTCCGACCGCCGGGTGCTCATGACGCTGAAGGTGGAGCGCGTCTACGGCGAGAAGATCCGCTGA